tctataatgaaaatatttttcaccgaCTAATCATTCCAAACAATACGAGCCATCGtttttaggaaatatttttcatataattcattttctccgaaacaaaaaagGGAGTTCTTCGTCACATATGCATAACTATTATCGCAGAATAACCCACCAAAGTCAATAATATACACACGGCACCAGAATATAATATCATTCATAATTACTGCAATCTTTCTTTGAAACACTATGGATAAGATTAACGATTTACTCTCAAACGCGGTGTTAAATTAGTAACGAGCGTTTATTTTCGAAACATATAGCAATCATATATAGTTATTTCACACGATTAGTCTCACATTATTACTAGAGATAACTTTTTTCTTCGTCGTTATAACAACTGTCATTTTTAACATGATACGCCAATTTTTGATTTCACTTGCTTTTTAGGGACGTACCGCGGTCATTCCTTTATACGTAGGACTATAGCATGGGGATATTATGCATGACTATCAAAATTATTCTAAGTATTTTGCTAAGAAGCGCCTCACTATTAAGCATTATTAAGCATTTTTAACTAATGTTTTCGGGCAGTCGTCGATAAAATCATTAGGGAGATAATATAATTCGGACAGTGATTAGCGGATTATACAATCTCCGAGACAAACATTCccggaatctctctctctctctctctctctctctctctctaagagaACAAAATAATACATTCATAGGACGTCCAGACACTCTCAAACATTCCTTTTCCTGCTTTCATAACCAGCTTCAACTAAAGCacctcgtctctctctctctctctctctctaaaagccAACTTATATCTTTGGCCATCCCTTTTAATCAAGAGCTTCCATCCATGGACACCGCTCAGTGGCCACAGGTAAGATAGATCcatccatcttctcttctctcaATCGATCTGCATCATCTCcttcccccctcctctctctctctctttgcttttccttgTTGATGATTTTTGACTGCTAATAAAGGGTAAAGTGATGCTGTTCTTTGAAGATGAAAGGCGataacttcttttcttttcctcctctctcAGCTCATATCATAGCTAAGTGCACAGTCTTCGCTCTCATTTGGATTCAGTCATACCTGTTATTGATAGTGTTTTCCACTTTCCCTTCTCCTTTTTAATTATAGTCaccgagaaaagaaaagaaaagagggagacagagacagaggcGCTGCATCTTTATTTTCTGGGCTGATGCCAACTTTGAAAAAGTGAAAAGTGGGCCgtttttgctttgtttcttggtctcgttttgtttgtttgtgttcACCTTCTTCCTGTTTTCTTTCTCAGATTTTCAGGGTTGATCTTCCCTTGTGTTCTGATCTTCATCTGCTCATGCTGCTTCGGTTTCTTGATGTCTCTTtaccattttttcatttttgggccTTTTTTGTTTAGGAGATTGTGGTGAAACCGATAGAAGAAATAGTCACAAGCACATGCACAGCAACAACCACCCCAAagccatcatcatcgtcatcttcgACTTTGGAGAGGAAGCCAAGGCCACAAAAGGAACAAGCTCTGAACTGCCCAAGATGCAACTCCACCAACACCAAGTTCTGCTACTACAACAACTACAGCCTCACCCAGCCCAGGTACTTCTGCAAGACCTGCAGGAGGTACTGGACTGACGGTGGATCCCTCAGGAACATCCCCGTGGGTGGTGGCTCAAGGAAGAACAAGAGATCATCATCCtcggcatcttcttcttcctcgtcttTCAATCCTTCATCCAAGAAGCTGCCTGATCTGATCAGCACGCCTGCATCAAACCCTAACAACAAAGTGCCACTCCATGAAGGCCAAGATCTGAACCTGGCCTTCCCAAACCCTCACCATCACGACTTCAAGTCCATCTCTGAGCTGGTCCAACTGCCAAGCCTCGAGGCCAGCAAGAACCACCAAATCTCTGCCAACTGTACCTCTGCTGGTGCTCCTGCGGCACCACCGCGGCAGCTCTCAGCTCTGGAGCTGCTCTCAGGGATTACGTCGAGAGGTAGTTTGAATTCGTTCATGTCCATGCCGCTCCCCGATCCGGGCTCCGTCTACACGCCCGGGCTGTTCGCGCTGCCGGACTTCAAGCCGACCCTCAATTTCTCTCTTGATGGCTTTGGGAGTGGGGCTTACAGGAGCCTCCCAAGTGTGCAAGAGGGTGGCACTAATGGAGGGAGGCTCTTGTTCCCCTTTGAAGATTTGAAGCCAGTCTCGAGCACAAGCGATGTTGAGCAGAATAGAGGAGAGCAAGGAGACTCCAATGGATACTGGAGTGGGATGTTGGATGGAGGATCGTGGTAAAGAATTAGTTTCAGACTAatgaaacagaagaaaaaagaataaataatggGTTCCTACTTGTTCTTCTTTGGGTGTTAATTTTTACTTAGTATCCATCAGTTTCTCTCtggtgatgatggtgatggtggtggtggtggtgggtacATTTTTATTATGACTTGTTGATTTTTCTTGGAAACTAACAGATCATAGGTTTTATTAAGTGggttcctttctctctctccatctctatTCATTATCTTCTTTGCCTTTGTTGAAACCTGCTGGAGGGAATTGAAGCTTTCCTTTAGTGTGTAGGGTTCAGCTTCAAAGATCAAAAAGCTTCCCCTCTGCATGTATGACTGAattgaagaaggagaaagagggTTGGGGAGAGGGAGGATAGGGATTTGAAGGTGAGTTGAGTAAAGCCCACTTTTTTAGGGCATTTGAATGAGCGAGGGCATGAATTTTGCTCATCACTTCATACCcacaagagagagagtagaaagtAACCCAAGTTTTATGTGTGTTTGATGTTTGGCTTTGGGTTAAATTCAGACATGTTTTGCTGTAATTGCACAATTAGTTCAATGAATTATATAGTTCCTAATATCTCTACTGAGCACTATATTCCATCATCTGATCCTATGTAGATGTTTTTCtccacttttccttttctttgagcTTGTATTGATTGCATCTAACTAATCGGAAGAGTGATGTCAAGGATACACAAACTGGTTTACGCTGCTGCATTTAGATTAATGAACCATATTCGATCACCTAATAGGAGTCTACAAAAATCATATggtaattagatttttttagctTCTGCAGTACTGGTCTCGGAATAGCTTCTCTCCTCCTCCATTCATTGTGCACAATTTGAGTAGATCTAAAGGTCTGTCCACCGGTGGTCCTTCCACATGGGTTCCAGAAGTAGCAGCTAAAGAATAAGCAAGAACCATACGATGTAAATCGCTTCTTTTTAAAGGGTTTCTGACAAATTATCGAGTGATTTCAGGTTTAACTAGACGAACCTGGCCCTGTCGAATGTGGCGAATGTGTCAACTCTGTCAAAGGCAGTTTCATTTGTACTATGAATGACCCAACTCATAGCTTTGAAGCCTATACGATCCATCTTCCCCTCCTAAAAGATATATCAACGGTTAAGAATTAACGGCTATCGTTAGAGCCCTTAGCATGTCGCAGTTAATTTGAattacaatgaaaaaaatagcgAATTTTGCATGATTACTCTTGCTTGTAACACATGAAAATTATTATCACGCTCTagctggaaaaatattttccaaaccattcatttttcatgaaacaaacggagcctcgGTGGAAAATTGTGAGAACTCGATCGACCCCGCTTCCGAAATACATTACAAAATGCACATAGTATTTATCCGGAACGGCTTGTGTAGGAAATTTCTTACGCATGTCGATATTAACAATCATATTATTAACCCATTGTTTTTGCCTTTCCTTATTAGGCTTTTGTTAACAAACGTCTCAGATGCACTTGTTGAACACCCAAAGAACAAAAGCTTGGGGTTCGGCAAACGACCCGTCTCTCCCGTTTCATGCGTAACCAGTGTACCGAAGATCGAAAACATTTCCATATCAAGCACCATCGGCGAGTGCTCTCGAGCCTGTGCTAATCCCCTCGCGTACGGCAGCAATAAAAGGGACTTGTGGATCGGAGCAAAGTGGGAGCCGTGTCAAGAAATGGCCATCAAACCTACCTCGACCAAAAGTTTCAACTGCCCGAATTCTATTCCCGGACATCCTTTGAAAAGGCTCTCTCCTTACATGTTGCCTCGAATGATCATGGCATATGTTTCAAGCATCGCCACGactg
The sequence above is drawn from the Rhodamnia argentea isolate NSW1041297 chromosome 9, ASM2092103v1, whole genome shotgun sequence genome and encodes:
- the LOC115740811 gene encoding dof zinc finger protein DOF1.8-like → MDTAQWPQEIVVKPIEEIVTSTCTATTTPKPSSSSSSTLERKPRPQKEQALNCPRCNSTNTKFCYYNNYSLTQPRYFCKTCRRYWTDGGSLRNIPVGGGSRKNKRSSSSASSSSSSFNPSSKKLPDLISTPASNPNNKVPLHEGQDLNLAFPNPHHHDFKSISELVQLPSLEASKNHQISANCTSAGAPAAPPRQLSALELLSGITSRGSLNSFMSMPLPDPGSVYTPGLFALPDFKPTLNFSLDGFGSGAYRSLPSVQEGGTNGGRLLFPFEDLKPVSSTSDVEQNRGEQGDSNGYWSGMLDGGSW